Proteins from a single region of Phoenix dactylifera cultivar Barhee BC4 unplaced genomic scaffold, palm_55x_up_171113_PBpolish2nd_filt_p 000305F, whole genome shotgun sequence:
- the LOC120105531 gene encoding polygalacturonase At1g48100-like, whose protein sequence is MAIFHVSFSIFTAITFLLLSLQSSNGRKHFYKQKKSHKESGNYISQPPQLSPADPPTASDNFYNSSSEPCVFDVRSFGAAGDGSTDDTQAFRAAWKAACAAESSILLVPSDGDFMITSTIFSGPCKPGFVFQVDGVLMPPDGPDCWPASDSKRQWLVFYKLDGMTLRGEGTIEGNGEDWWNLPCKPHRGPLGTTLPGPCDSPALIRFFMSSNLTVKDLRIENSPQFHIKFDGELVDDPFCWNAYGSMETLTIPPISCLQEGEPQSVKENLGLVC, encoded by the exons ATGGCGATATTTCATgtgtcattttccatttttactGCAATCACATTCCTTCTATTAAGTCTTCAGAGCTCAAATGGAAGGAAACATTTCtacaagcaaaagaaaagtCATAAAGAGAGTGGAAACTACATCTCTCAGCCCCCTCAGCTCTCCCCTGCTGATCCTCCAACAGCTAGTGATAACTTCTATAATTCGAGTTCGGAGCCTTGTGTTTTTGATGTGAGGTCTTTCGGGGCTGCTGGCGATGGATCCACCGATGACACCCAAGCCTTTCGAGCGGCTTGGAAGGCTGCGTGTGCCGCTGAATCCAGCATACTTCTTGTGCCATCAGATGGCGACTTCATGATCACTTCGACAATCTTTTCAGGGCCATGCAAGCCCGGGTTTGTGTTTCAG GTGGATGGAGTGCTGATGCCCCCTGATGGTCCTGACTGCTGGCCAGCATCTGATAGCAAGCGCCAGTGGCTTGTGTTCTATAAACTCGATGGGATGACTCTGAGGGGAGAAGGAACCATCGAAGGCAATGGCGAAGATTGGTGGAATCTCCCATGTAAACCTCACAGA GGGCCACTTGGTACTACATTGCCTGGACCTTGCGATAGCCCAGCG TTGATTAGGTTCTTCATGAGCAGTAATCTCACTGTTAAGGACCTACGGATCGAGAACAGCCCTCAATTCCATATCAAATTTGATGGAGAGTTGGTGGATGACCCCTTTTGTTGGAATGCCTATGGGAGCATGGAGACACTAACAATTCCACCTATCTCTTGCTTGCAGGAAGGGGAGCCTCAGTCCGTCAAAGAGAACCTTGGATTAGTTTGCTGA